A region of Streptomyces paludis DNA encodes the following proteins:
- a CDS encoding type I polyketide synthase has protein sequence MTAPAAPASAAPAAPASRQVPVAVVGVGALVPGATDAAGYWRIVTGGRDMMTEVPASRWLVADHYDPDPAAPDKTYARRGAFLPDVGFDPMAYGVPPTSLPSTDTAQLLALMVADQVLTDAGGLPGMDRDRIGVVLGVSALELLPHMYGRTERPVWLKALRESGIGEAEARAVCDRIAAHYTPWRESTFPGLLSNVVAGRIAHRFDLHGTNHTTDAACASSLAALSTAVGELALGRADLVLSGGVDTGNGIGMFLSFSKTPALSRSGDCRPLSDAADGTMLGEAVVMYALKRLSDAERDGDRVHAVIRGIGSSSDGRSPGIYAPLPDGQARALRRAYEEAGYGPETVELVEAHGTGTPAGDTAELAALNEVFGASGRTDGQWCAIGSVKSQIGHTKCAAGAAGLLKAVMALHHKVLPPTIKVGRPNPAAASPDGPFYVNTEARPWVRPAGHPRRASVSSFGFGGSNFHVTLEEYVPAGPSGRDASARGALGRVAARHRCAPSELVLFSGASPADLVTPDTGDGRSLAALARESQRAFAATAPVRLAIVATDIEELREKHTRALALIRRRPDAAFSVPTGIRYASGAPAPGRIGFLFPGQGSQYVGMGAGLAMLSPAAQSVWDELGGTGFDGLPLHRVVFPPPSFTDEERADRQTSLAATEWAQPALAVHALALLEVVRSLGLRPDCVAGHSFGELVALHCAGALDAGSLVALARRRGELMRDAAAAPGAMLAVATDRARVAAVLAGGGLGERGRPGELDGPGGPGPGAGGLWTANHNSPLQTVLSGTTEAVERAERVFAAERVATHRLTTSTAFHSPLVAPACEPLAAFLRTVPFTEPRIEVYGNADAAPYPSSPDEVRRRIAGHLVSPVLFQDQIEAMYAAGVRTFVEVGPGAALSGLVGQILGDREHAAVPLDRPGRSGISTLHTALGELAVRGVPLDLDPLWAPYASPGTAPEAESAQAKERGPRMTVAISGANYGQPYPPLAGATGTPAAVPAAVPVPVAAPVPTPPVPLPTTHHTPPEPPMYETAAADAPEPVHDADWYTAVESVQRQTAEAHAACQRMLTDSHIAFLRMTETTLTAMLGVRGGQETPAPQGLHGITDQGGTDRVIEAAPVPAAPVTAPPAATAPLTLPRPPAPRRAPAPVTPAAVEVPVPAPEPAAAAPVSASELEELLLSVVARLTGYPTEMLGVDMELEADLGVDSIKRVEILSAVRRQVGDVAAGDVSRLGKLRTLREIVEALTTGSNPEVPDTGSATEVPEPPEASKTPQVTDAPALTRLVPRAVEAPAVGLAMAGLLDGPVLVTGEGPDGGGLTGLVARKLAERGVDATAVAEVPEGARGVIHLGALTGDGTPDGAREVHRSVFRAARSVAGQVHGKKGLFVTVQDTGGDFGLGGRAAGRTWLGGVAGLVRTAAKEWPGASVKAVDCERGGRDDEAVAEAIVGELLEGGPATEAGLRADGTRVVHGAVPAPVTPGTRRRITSASVIVATGGARGVTAAALLDLARTHRPRIVLLGRTALVPEPDGLASAADEPALVRLLAERAAEESANESAEKSATDSTASSPAPIAARITARAREILAAREVRATLAALEAAGSLVRYIRADARDGEALGAALREVRATWGPVTGIVHGAGVLADKLIADKTDAQVERVMSTKVDGLRALLAATADDPLDVICLFSSVAAVYGNTGQSDYAMANEILGQVASAEQAARPGCLVRCVAWGPWRGGMVTPALATHFGRSGVPLIPLDRGAAAFTAELDGAAGEARAILAVGDDPAALSPASDPPPAQLLVRADTLPYLSDHTLAGVPVLPVAMVLNWFAGAATAWRAGTGPLVLRDLRVYKKFALPELTGAGHRLTVHGSRGAAGPEAEIETELRGADGVAYFRAVLGTGSTAPDPAAWHGPYGTDGAGSAGGPYRTGGPDSEEPLDRAGIYDGELLFHGPRFQAVRTLHALSAHGAEATVAGLRALGWPGDHWPLDPAAVDGALQLALLWARNAAGTATLPMAVAECRVHRRGPVDGTVRCVVRGRKTHSTGARCDAALIDADGAVRLELLGVELVSRPS, from the coding sequence GTGACCGCCCCCGCCGCTCCCGCTTCAGCCGCTCCCGCCGCTCCCGCCTCCCGTCAGGTGCCCGTCGCCGTGGTCGGCGTCGGCGCCCTTGTGCCCGGCGCGACGGACGCGGCCGGTTACTGGCGGATCGTGACGGGCGGCCGGGACATGATGACCGAGGTGCCGGCCTCCCGCTGGCTGGTGGCGGACCACTACGATCCGGACCCGGCCGCCCCCGACAAGACATACGCCCGCCGGGGCGCGTTCCTGCCGGACGTCGGCTTCGACCCGATGGCGTACGGTGTGCCGCCCACCAGCCTGCCCTCCACCGACACCGCGCAACTGCTCGCGCTGATGGTGGCCGACCAGGTGCTGACCGACGCCGGTGGTCTGCCGGGCATGGACCGGGACCGGATCGGCGTCGTCCTCGGGGTGTCCGCGCTGGAGCTGCTTCCGCACATGTACGGGCGCACCGAACGGCCCGTGTGGCTCAAGGCGTTGCGGGAGAGCGGGATCGGCGAGGCGGAGGCGCGGGCCGTGTGCGACCGTATCGCGGCGCACTACACACCGTGGCGGGAGTCGACGTTTCCCGGGCTTCTCAGCAATGTGGTGGCGGGCCGGATCGCCCACCGCTTCGATCTGCACGGTACGAATCACACCACCGACGCCGCCTGCGCCAGCTCCCTGGCCGCGCTGTCCACGGCGGTCGGTGAACTGGCCCTCGGCCGGGCCGATCTGGTACTCAGTGGCGGGGTGGACACCGGCAACGGCATCGGTATGTTCCTGTCCTTCTCCAAGACCCCGGCGCTGTCCCGCAGTGGTGACTGCCGGCCGCTGTCGGACGCGGCGGACGGCACGATGCTCGGCGAGGCGGTCGTCATGTACGCGCTGAAGCGGCTGTCCGACGCGGAGCGGGACGGCGACCGGGTCCACGCGGTGATCCGGGGCATCGGCTCCTCGTCGGACGGCCGGAGTCCAGGGATCTACGCGCCGCTGCCCGACGGCCAGGCGCGGGCGCTGCGGCGCGCCTACGAGGAGGCGGGGTACGGTCCCGAGACCGTGGAGCTGGTCGAGGCGCACGGCACCGGCACCCCGGCCGGGGACACCGCCGAACTCGCCGCGCTGAACGAGGTGTTCGGGGCGTCGGGGCGTACGGACGGGCAGTGGTGCGCGATCGGCTCGGTCAAGTCGCAGATCGGCCACACCAAGTGCGCGGCGGGCGCGGCGGGGCTGCTCAAGGCGGTCATGGCACTGCACCACAAGGTGCTGCCGCCGACCATCAAGGTCGGCCGGCCCAACCCGGCGGCGGCCTCACCCGACGGTCCCTTCTACGTCAACACCGAGGCCCGGCCCTGGGTGCGGCCCGCCGGTCACCCGCGCCGGGCGTCGGTGTCGAGCTTCGGCTTCGGGGGCAGCAACTTCCACGTCACACTGGAGGAGTACGTACCCGCGGGGCCGTCAGGCCGGGACGCGTCGGCCCGGGGAGCGCTGGGCCGGGTGGCGGCGCGTCATCGCTGCGCGCCGAGCGAACTGGTCCTGTTCAGCGGGGCCTCGCCGGCCGATCTGGTGACACCGGACACCGGCGACGGCCGTTCGCTGGCCGCGCTCGCACGGGAGAGCCAGCGCGCGTTCGCCGCCACCGCCCCGGTACGGCTGGCGATCGTCGCCACCGACATCGAGGAGCTGCGGGAGAAACACACGCGGGCGCTCGCGCTGATCCGGCGGAGACCCGACGCGGCGTTCTCCGTACCGACGGGGATCCGGTACGCCTCCGGGGCGCCCGCGCCCGGCCGTATCGGCTTCCTCTTCCCGGGCCAGGGATCCCAGTACGTCGGGATGGGCGCCGGTCTCGCGATGCTGTCACCGGCCGCCCAGAGTGTGTGGGACGAGCTGGGCGGCACCGGCTTCGACGGGCTGCCGCTGCACCGGGTGGTGTTCCCGCCGCCCTCATTCACCGACGAGGAGCGCGCGGACCGGCAGACGTCCCTGGCCGCGACCGAGTGGGCGCAGCCCGCGCTCGCGGTGCACGCGCTCGCGCTGCTGGAGGTCGTACGGTCCCTGGGGCTGCGGCCGGACTGTGTGGCGGGCCACAGCTTCGGTGAGCTGGTGGCACTGCACTGCGCGGGCGCCCTGGACGCCGGGTCGCTGGTCGCCCTGGCCCGCAGACGCGGTGAGCTGATGCGGGACGCCGCCGCCGCGCCGGGCGCGATGCTCGCCGTGGCGACGGACCGCGCGCGGGTGGCGGCGGTCCTGGCAGGTGGCGGACTCGGGGAGCGCGGCAGACCCGGTGAACTCGACGGACCCGGCGGCCCCGGCCCCGGAGCCGGCGGACTCTGGACGGCCAACCACAACTCCCCTCTTCAGACGGTGCTTTCAGGGACGACGGAGGCGGTCGAGCGGGCCGAGAGGGTGTTCGCGGCGGAGCGGGTCGCCACCCACCGGCTGACCACCTCGACCGCCTTCCACAGTCCGCTGGTCGCCCCGGCCTGCGAGCCGCTCGCCGCGTTCCTGCGCACGGTCCCGTTCACGGAGCCACGGATCGAGGTCTACGGCAACGCGGACGCGGCCCCGTACCCCTCCTCGCCGGACGAGGTACGCCGCCGGATCGCCGGCCACCTCGTCTCGCCCGTGCTCTTCCAGGACCAGATCGAGGCGATGTACGCGGCGGGGGTGCGGACCTTTGTCGAGGTCGGCCCGGGCGCGGCGCTGTCCGGCCTGGTCGGGCAGATCCTCGGCGACCGCGAGCACGCGGCCGTCCCGCTGGACCGGCCGGGCCGGTCCGGGATCAGCACACTCCACACCGCCCTCGGTGAACTCGCCGTACGCGGTGTGCCCCTCGATCTCGACCCCCTGTGGGCACCGTACGCGTCGCCCGGGACGGCGCCGGAGGCTGAGTCCGCGCAGGCGAAGGAGCGCGGGCCCCGGATGACGGTGGCGATCAGCGGAGCCAACTACGGCCAGCCGTACCCGCCCCTCGCCGGAGCCACCGGAACACCCGCGGCCGTTCCCGCGGCTGTTCCCGTACCCGTGGCCGCGCCCGTACCCACACCGCCCGTCCCCCTCCCCACTACCCACCACACACCACCGGAGCCCCCGATGTACGAGACGGCAGCCGCCGACGCCCCGGAACCCGTCCACGACGCCGACTGGTACACCGCGGTCGAGAGCGTTCAGCGGCAGACGGCGGAAGCCCATGCCGCCTGTCAGCGCATGCTGACGGACAGTCATATCGCCTTTCTGCGGATGACCGAGACGACCCTGACCGCGATGCTCGGGGTGCGCGGAGGGCAGGAAACACCCGCACCGCAGGGACTGCACGGCATCACGGATCAGGGCGGCACCGACCGGGTGATCGAGGCCGCGCCGGTACCGGCCGCCCCTGTCACGGCTCCCCCGGCCGCTACGGCACCGCTGACACTGCCCCGCCCTCCGGCACCGCGTCGGGCACCGGCGCCCGTGACACCGGCCGCCGTGGAGGTTCCCGTACCCGCGCCCGAACCGGCTGCCGCCGCACCCGTGTCGGCGTCGGAGCTGGAGGAGCTGCTGCTCTCGGTGGTGGCCCGGCTCACCGGCTATCCCACCGAGATGCTGGGTGTGGACATGGAGCTGGAGGCGGATCTCGGGGTCGACTCCATCAAGCGCGTCGAGATCCTGTCGGCCGTACGGCGGCAGGTGGGCGATGTCGCGGCGGGGGATGTCAGCCGGCTGGGCAAGCTCCGCACACTGCGCGAAATCGTCGAGGCGCTCACCACGGGCAGCAATCCGGAGGTGCCCGACACAGGGAGCGCCACCGAGGTCCCCGAGCCGCCCGAGGCGTCCAAGACCCCACAGGTCACCGACGCCCCGGCGCTGACCAGGCTGGTGCCGCGCGCTGTGGAGGCACCGGCGGTGGGTCTCGCGATGGCCGGGCTGCTGGACGGGCCGGTCCTGGTGACCGGCGAGGGGCCCGACGGCGGTGGGCTCACCGGCCTTGTCGCCCGGAAGCTGGCGGAGCGCGGTGTGGACGCCACCGCCGTCGCCGAGGTGCCCGAGGGCGCTCGTGGTGTCATCCACCTCGGCGCGTTGACCGGGGACGGTACGCCGGACGGGGCGCGGGAGGTGCACCGGTCGGTGTTCCGCGCGGCGCGTTCGGTGGCTGGCCAAGTGCACGGGAAAAAAGGGCTGTTCGTAACCGTGCAGGACACCGGGGGCGACTTCGGGCTCGGCGGGCGCGCGGCCGGCCGCACGTGGCTGGGCGGTGTCGCCGGTCTGGTCAGGACGGCGGCGAAGGAGTGGCCGGGCGCCTCGGTCAAGGCCGTCGACTGCGAGCGGGGCGGCCGGGACGACGAGGCGGTCGCCGAGGCGATCGTAGGGGAACTGCTGGAGGGCGGCCCCGCCACGGAGGCCGGTCTCCGCGCGGACGGCACCCGTGTCGTCCACGGGGCGGTGCCCGCGCCGGTGACGCCCGGCACCAGGCGGCGGATCACCTCCGCGTCGGTCATCGTGGCCACCGGAGGGGCTCGCGGGGTCACCGCCGCCGCGCTGCTGGACCTGGCCAGGACACACCGTCCGCGGATCGTACTGCTCGGCAGGACGGCGCTGGTCCCCGAGCCCGACGGGTTGGCGTCGGCCGCCGACGAACCGGCGCTCGTCCGGCTGCTCGCGGAGCGCGCCGCCGAGGAATCGGCCAACGAATCCGCCGAGAAATCCGCCACAGACTCGACGGCCTCCTCGCCCGCCCCGATCGCCGCCCGGATCACCGCTCGGGCCCGGGAGATCCTGGCAGCACGTGAGGTACGGGCCACACTGGCGGCTCTGGAGGCGGCCGGCTCCCTCGTCCGGTACATCCGGGCCGACGCACGTGACGGCGAGGCCCTCGGGGCCGCCCTCCGTGAGGTGCGCGCGACGTGGGGCCCGGTCACCGGCATCGTGCACGGTGCGGGCGTCCTGGCCGACAAGCTGATCGCCGACAAGACCGACGCGCAGGTCGAGCGGGTGATGTCCACCAAGGTGGACGGTCTGCGCGCGCTGCTGGCCGCGACGGCGGACGATCCGCTGGACGTGATCTGCCTGTTCTCCTCGGTGGCCGCCGTGTACGGCAACACCGGCCAGAGCGACTACGCCATGGCCAACGAGATCCTGGGCCAGGTGGCCTCCGCCGAGCAGGCCGCCCGCCCCGGCTGTCTGGTGCGGTGTGTCGCCTGGGGCCCGTGGCGGGGCGGCATGGTCACACCCGCCCTGGCCACGCACTTCGGCCGGTCCGGAGTGCCGCTCATCCCCCTGGACCGGGGCGCCGCCGCCTTCACCGCCGAACTGGACGGCGCGGCCGGCGAGGCGCGGGCCATCCTGGCGGTGGGAGACGATCCGGCGGCGCTGTCCCCGGCCAGTGATCCTCCCCCGGCGCAGCTCCTGGTCCGGGCGGACACACTGCCGTATCTGTCCGACCACACGCTCGCCGGGGTTCCCGTACTGCCCGTGGCGATGGTCCTGAACTGGTTCGCCGGGGCGGCCACCGCCTGGCGGGCCGGTACCGGACCGCTCGTGCTGCGCGATCTGCGGGTGTACAAGAAGTTCGCCCTGCCGGAACTGACCGGAGCGGGCCACCGGTTGACGGTGCACGGCAGCCGGGGCGCGGCCGGTCCGGAGGCCGAAATCGAGACGGAGCTGCGGGGCGCGGACGGTGTGGCGTACTTCCGGGCCGTCCTGGGCACCGGAAGCACGGCGCCCGATCCGGCCGCCTGGCACGGCCCGTACGGTACGGACGGCGCGGGCAGTGCAGGCGGCCCGTACCGTACGGGTGGCCCGGACAGCGAAGAACCGCTGGACCGCGCCGGAATCTACGACGGCGAACTCCTCTTCCACGGACCCCGGTTCCAGGCCGTCCGCACCCTGCACGCGCTCTCCGCGCACGGCGCCGAGGCCACCGTCGCGGGCCTGCGTGCCCTGGGCTGGCCGGGGGACCACTGGCCGCTGGACCCGGCCGCCGTGGACGGCGCGCTCCAACTCGCCCTGCTCTGGGCGCGGAACGCCGCCGGTACGGCGACACTACCTATGGCCGTCGCGGAGTGCAGGGTGCACCGGCGCGGCCCGGTGGACGGCACGGTGCGGTGTGTGGTGCGGGGCCGGAAGACACACAGCACGGGAGCGCGCTGCGACGCGGCGCTCATCGACGCCGACGGGGCGGTCCGGCTGGAGCTGCTCGGCGTGGAACTCGTCAGCCGTCCCTCCTAG
- a CDS encoding PfaD family polyunsaturated fatty acid/polyketide biosynthesis protein → MSVLAAPGPPAVSPPVFDPEGIAARARIVREAVHVVSGPDGRELGLATGPVPGGPVLGTLPPLYPEWLGGRTFCEAHGVRFPYVAGEMANGIATTRMVSAMARAEMLGFFGAGGLAYAEVERAVHTLADELRSHTNWGVNLIHSPAEPELEFRVAQLLVGREVPRISASAFMELTPAVVLCAARGLRRGADGGIVRRTRILAKVSRPEVAARFLSPAPAALLDRLVAQGELTREEAELAARVPVAEDLTVEADSGGHTDNRPLSVLLPAIAALRDTLCRRYGYDGAVGVGAAGGLGTPDAVAAAFALGASYVVVGSVNQTATEAGLSDEAKAMLCEADIADVAMAPAADMFELGVQLQVLSRGTMFARRAGRLLAAYRAYGSLEEIPPAVRAPIEREVLRAPFDEVWRRTVAFWEGRDPTEIARAASDPKHRMALVFRWYLGSSSRWAITGEADRRTDYQIWCGPAMGAFNRWTAGTFLAEPANRSVVQIALNLLEGAAVLTRAHQLRTYGVPLPPESFACTPCALA, encoded by the coding sequence GTGTCCGTGCTCGCCGCTCCCGGCCCACCCGCCGTGTCCCCGCCGGTCTTCGATCCCGAGGGGATCGCCGCCCGCGCCCGGATCGTCCGGGAAGCCGTCCATGTCGTCAGCGGCCCCGACGGCCGTGAGCTGGGGCTCGCGACCGGCCCCGTGCCGGGCGGCCCGGTGCTCGGTACGCTGCCGCCGCTGTACCCGGAGTGGCTCGGCGGGCGCACCTTCTGCGAGGCGCACGGAGTTCGATTCCCCTATGTCGCGGGCGAGATGGCGAACGGCATCGCGACCACCCGGATGGTGTCCGCGATGGCGCGCGCCGAGATGCTCGGGTTCTTCGGCGCCGGTGGTCTGGCGTACGCCGAGGTGGAGCGAGCCGTGCACACACTCGCCGACGAGCTGCGCTCCCACACGAACTGGGGGGTGAACCTGATCCATTCACCGGCCGAACCCGAGCTGGAGTTCCGCGTCGCCCAGCTGCTGGTGGGCCGCGAGGTGCCCCGGATCTCGGCGTCGGCGTTCATGGAGCTGACCCCGGCGGTGGTGCTGTGCGCGGCCCGGGGGCTGCGCCGGGGCGCGGACGGCGGGATCGTACGGCGGACCCGGATCCTCGCCAAGGTCTCCCGGCCGGAGGTGGCCGCGCGGTTTCTCTCCCCCGCGCCGGCCGCGCTGCTGGACCGGCTTGTCGCGCAGGGGGAGTTGACGCGCGAGGAGGCGGAACTCGCGGCCCGGGTGCCGGTGGCCGAGGATCTCACCGTCGAGGCCGACAGCGGAGGGCACACCGACAACCGCCCGCTGTCAGTGCTGCTGCCCGCCATCGCCGCGCTGCGCGACACACTGTGCCGGCGGTACGGCTACGACGGGGCGGTCGGGGTCGGCGCGGCGGGCGGACTGGGCACACCGGACGCGGTGGCCGCCGCCTTCGCCCTCGGCGCGTCCTACGTGGTCGTCGGGTCGGTGAACCAGACGGCCACCGAGGCGGGGCTGTCCGACGAGGCCAAGGCGATGCTCTGCGAGGCGGACATCGCCGATGTGGCCATGGCGCCGGCGGCGGACATGTTCGAGCTGGGCGTCCAGCTGCAAGTGCTGTCCAGGGGGACGATGTTCGCGCGACGGGCCGGCCGGCTCCTCGCGGCGTACCGGGCGTACGGCTCGCTGGAGGAGATCCCGCCCGCCGTGCGCGCCCCGATCGAACGGGAGGTGCTGCGCGCCCCGTTCGACGAGGTATGGCGGCGCACGGTCGCGTTCTGGGAGGGGCGCGATCCCACCGAGATCGCGCGGGCCGCGTCCGATCCCAAGCACCGGATGGCGCTGGTCTTCCGTTGGTATCTGGGCAGTTCGAGCCGGTGGGCGATCACCGGCGAAGCGGATCGGCGTACCGACTACCAGATCTGGTGCGGTCCCGCGATGGGCGCGTTCAACCGGTGGACCGCGGGCACCTTCCTGGCCGAGCCCGCGAACCGGTCCGTGGTACAGATCGCGCTCAACCTGCTCGAAGGCGCGGCGGTGCTCACCCGCGCCCATCAACTGCGCACCTATGGAGTGCCGTTGCCGCCCGAATCGTTCGCCTGCACCCCGTGCGCGCTGGCATGA
- a CDS encoding SDR family oxidoreductase, producing the protein MVVHVALTGATGFLGLRLLRRLLATHRSVTVLVHAGSGDALRRITRYFELTGAPEAFTAPLADRLRVVETELERPRLGLPGRAFQELADGLDAIWHSAGSINLEGDLPELRRTNVEGTRHVLELAAAGRGRPLVHHVSTAFVAGGRREGVAYEDELDDAYGFENAYEHSKYEAEKLIHDWSREHARPVVVLRPSILVTDLPPHPELPPHPLQVVERIMRDARHTARAAGGPGAEGRPRVRLVGHRHGRLNLVQVEHAAEVMVRLAGRTPSGGVDTYHVVHDRDVPVPTVVTLLERLVPVSIELVAAEPDDPSALESLLDFYPGLTAYLAHRRRFDDTRVRTLLGPSAASDRVDLGYLCSGLAVGDPVPAGSSISPAVNSISKQQS; encoded by the coding sequence ATGGTCGTGCATGTCGCGCTCACCGGCGCCACCGGATTCCTCGGGCTGCGCCTGTTACGTCGTCTGCTCGCCACGCACCGGTCGGTGACGGTCCTGGTCCACGCGGGCTCGGGGGACGCGCTGCGCCGCATCACCCGGTACTTCGAACTGACCGGCGCGCCCGAGGCGTTCACCGCTCCGCTCGCCGACCGGCTGCGGGTGGTGGAGACCGAGCTGGAGCGGCCCCGGCTGGGGCTGCCGGGGCGCGCCTTCCAGGAGCTGGCCGACGGTCTGGACGCCATCTGGCACAGCGCGGGCAGTATCAACCTGGAGGGAGACCTGCCCGAGTTGCGCCGGACCAACGTGGAAGGGACCCGGCACGTACTGGAGTTGGCCGCCGCCGGGCGGGGGCGGCCCTTGGTCCACCATGTGAGTACGGCCTTCGTGGCCGGTGGGCGGCGTGAGGGTGTGGCGTACGAGGACGAGTTGGACGACGCGTACGGCTTCGAGAACGCGTACGAACACTCCAAGTACGAGGCGGAGAAGCTGATCCACGACTGGTCCCGGGAGCACGCCCGGCCGGTCGTGGTGCTGCGGCCGAGCATCCTGGTCACGGATCTGCCGCCGCACCCGGAGCTGCCCCCGCATCCGCTCCAGGTCGTCGAGCGGATCATGCGCGACGCGCGGCACACCGCCCGGGCGGCCGGGGGCCCCGGCGCAGAGGGCCGCCCCCGGGTCCGGCTGGTGGGGCACCGGCACGGCCGGCTGAACCTGGTACAGGTGGAGCACGCGGCCGAGGTCATGGTGCGCCTCGCCGGGCGGACGCCCTCGGGCGGGGTCGACACGTACCACGTCGTCCATGACCGCGATGTGCCCGTGCCGACGGTCGTGACCCTGCTGGAACGGCTGGTGCCGGTCTCCATCGAGCTGGTCGCGGCGGAGCCGGACGACCCGTCGGCGCTGGAATCCCTGCTGGATTTCTATCCGGGGCTGACGGCCTATCTCGCCCACCGGCGGCGCTTCGACGACACCCGGGTCAGAACCCTGCTCGGGCCTTCGGCGGCCTCCGACCGGGTGGACCTCGGCTATCTGTGCTCCGGACTGGCGGTGGGGGACCCCGTACCGGCCGGTTCCTCGATCTCACCGGCGGTCAACTCCATCTCTAAACAGCAATCTTGA
- a CDS encoding wax ester/triacylglycerol synthase domain-containing protein — translation MPESVPPVPPPRHPAHALDRAFLGMERRHPDARWDAGGVAYLSGPPPSLPDLRAYVAFRLPQLPLQTSRIEGGPRRPWWRPDADFAVDRHVHEVVAAGPGEGEWDTALHTALNAPFPSGTYWGVWLLHGHAPDRYAVCYRFHHACQDGAAAAMTFRAMLGGGEPSARPVPGKGRLTGLPRRVGTAVGLAARFASGTFVARGARPAVPFVPTGERRLWRGRVPAADLRRIGSAHGGSAHDVHLAALAGALAAWSARSGVPLPRVTALVPVDARRSDEDQTWGNRCFALPVELPVRTDPKGTDASRNARGARGGQGGEAAPWRLDRVMARTRKLRGETWRQALQDLVRFMPGRPTEWYLRRVLSPRVADVMATSMPLAEKGGLGESRVTGTALLPLLVPGHLFGVGLSFFDTWAEVSFVADRALPLGESLPELWERAVAELEESAAPPE, via the coding sequence TTGCCCGAGTCCGTTCCGCCCGTTCCCCCGCCCCGGCACCCCGCCCACGCGCTCGACCGCGCGTTCCTCGGCATGGAACGCCGCCACCCCGACGCCCGCTGGGACGCCGGCGGCGTCGCGTATCTGAGCGGTCCGCCCCCGAGCCTGCCGGACCTCCGTGCGTATGTGGCGTTCCGGCTGCCCCAACTGCCCTTGCAGACGAGCCGGATCGAGGGCGGCCCGCGACGGCCCTGGTGGCGGCCGGACGCGGACTTCGCCGTCGACCGGCATGTGCACGAGGTGGTCGCGGCCGGACCGGGGGAGGGGGAGTGGGACACGGCCCTGCACACCGCGCTCAACGCGCCGTTCCCGTCCGGCACTTATTGGGGCGTCTGGCTGCTTCACGGCCACGCGCCCGACCGGTACGCGGTGTGTTACCGCTTCCACCACGCCTGCCAGGACGGTGCCGCCGCCGCGATGACGTTCCGGGCGATGCTGGGAGGCGGAGAGCCCTCGGCCCGCCCGGTGCCGGGGAAGGGCCGGCTGACCGGTCTGCCCCGGCGGGTGGGCACGGCAGTCGGACTGGCCGCGCGGTTCGCGTCCGGCACCTTCGTCGCCCGTGGCGCGCGTCCGGCCGTTCCCTTCGTTCCCACGGGCGAGAGACGGCTGTGGCGCGGCCGGGTACCGGCGGCGGACCTCCGACGGATCGGTTCGGCCCACGGCGGTTCGGCCCACGATGTCCATCTGGCGGCGCTGGCCGGGGCGTTGGCGGCCTGGTCGGCGCGGTCCGGCGTACCGCTGCCCCGTGTGACGGCGCTCGTACCCGTCGACGCGCGGCGTTCCGACGAGGATCAGACCTGGGGCAACCGCTGCTTTGCCCTCCCGGTGGAGCTGCCCGTACGGACGGACCCGAAGGGCACGGACGCGTCCCGGAACGCGCGGGGCGCGCGAGGCGGTCAGGGCGGCGAAGCAGCCCCTTGGCGGCTGGACCGTGTCATGGCGCGGACCCGGAAGCTACGGGGCGAGACCTGGCGGCAGGCTCTACAGGACCTGGTGCGGTTCATGCCCGGCCGCCCGACCGAGTGGTATCTGCGCCGGGTGCTCTCCCCGCGCGTCGCCGATGTCATGGCCACCTCCATGCCTCTCGCGGAGAAGGGCGGCCTGGGGGAGAGCCGGGTGACGGGGACCGCTCTGCTCCCCCTGCTCGTGCCCGGACACCTCTTCGGGGTGGGCCTCTCCTTTTTCGACACCTGGGCCGAGGTCTCCTTCGTGGCCGACCGCGCCCTTCCCCTCGGGGAGTCGCTGCCGGAGCTGTGGGAGCGTGCCGTGGCCGAACTGGAGGAGTCCGCCGCGCCGCCCGAGTGA
- a CDS encoding NPP1 family protein has translation MQRSTRIRRAPFVLVSSVALVVALPGSALAAPPASLPANATALERKWQPAYDYDTDGCYPTPAIGPDGTVNGGLKPSGSLSGECHDASDLDNTNGYSREKCNNGWCVILYALYFEKDQATIGGHRHDWEHVAVWVQNDQAKYVSTSAHGGFSVHAASNVRWDGDHPKIVYHKDGLSTHTFRLANANDEPPENHYRTWQYPALVGWNGYPAGLRDKLSAYDFGSANFGLKDANFAAHLTKAKPAGIAFDPNA, from the coding sequence GTGCAGAGAAGTACGCGCATACGCCGGGCCCCGTTCGTCCTCGTCAGCTCGGTCGCGCTGGTCGTCGCTCTCCCCGGCAGCGCCCTGGCCGCCCCGCCCGCGTCGCTGCCCGCGAACGCGACCGCGCTGGAGCGGAAGTGGCAGCCGGCGTACGACTACGACACCGACGGCTGCTACCCCACGCCGGCCATCGGTCCCGACGGTACCGTCAACGGCGGTCTCAAGCCGTCCGGTTCACTGAGCGGCGAATGCCACGACGCCTCGGACCTCGACAACACCAACGGCTACTCCCGGGAGAAGTGCAACAACGGCTGGTGTGTGATTCTCTACGCCCTCTACTTCGAGAAGGACCAGGCGACGATCGGCGGCCACCGGCACGACTGGGAGCACGTCGCGGTCTGGGTCCAGAACGACCAGGCGAAGTACGTCTCCACCTCGGCCCACGGCGGCTTCTCCGTCCACGCCGCCAGTAACGTCCGCTGGGACGGCGACCACCCGAAGATCGTCTACCACAAGGACGGTCTGAGCACCCACACCTTCCGGCTCGCGAACGCGAACGACGAGCCGCCGGAGAACCACTACCGCACCTGGCAGTATCCGGCCCTGGTCGGCTGGAACGGCTACCCGGCCGGGCTGCGCGACAAGTTGAGCGCGTACGACTTCGGCAGCGCGAACTTCGGCCTGAAGGACGCCAACTTCGCGGCCCACCTCACCAAGGCCAAGCCCGCCGGTATCGCCTTCGACCCCAACGCCTGA